The Ensifer adhaerens genome contains a region encoding:
- a CDS encoding winged helix-turn-helix transcriptional regulator, producing the protein MSSARRQILIGSTDPDYYLLLVHILESEGYQVILGSGVEEIVHLAGEYDVGAILLDCRSGEDWAPAACVKLKQEPRTFGITTVGLIGPGAESRFIDLLKAGIDENFVRPIAPSKLLSFLCDRILLPHASGPMASDGHILACAGIELNTNRHSVRRLGINVHLGPIEFRLLQFLMENREQTCSRAQLIEAGWPERRFVDLKTVNVHIGRLRKALSVAGGPDLIRTVRSSGYMLDGSSQEQSQHKADRPGEGTGD; encoded by the coding sequence TTGAGTTCAGCGCGGCGCCAGATCCTGATTGGTTCGACCGATCCAGATTACTACTTGCTGCTCGTCCATATCCTGGAATCCGAGGGATATCAGGTCATTCTTGGTTCCGGGGTCGAGGAGATTGTCCATCTTGCAGGCGAGTACGATGTCGGAGCCATCCTTCTCGATTGTCGATCGGGAGAAGATTGGGCTCCTGCAGCCTGTGTAAAGCTGAAACAGGAGCCGCGGACATTCGGGATCACGACGGTCGGATTGATTGGACCTGGTGCGGAAAGTCGGTTTATCGATCTGCTGAAGGCCGGTATTGACGAGAATTTCGTAAGACCGATTGCTCCTTCCAAGCTACTCAGCTTCCTTTGCGACCGTATCCTCCTTCCGCACGCGTCGGGTCCAATGGCGAGCGACGGTCATATTCTCGCCTGTGCAGGAATTGAACTGAATACCAACAGGCACAGCGTCAGGCGTTTGGGCATCAACGTCCACTTGGGACCGATCGAATTCCGATTGCTTCAGTTCCTGATGGAGAACCGCGAGCAGACGTGCAGTCGCGCACAACTCATCGAAGCTGGTTGGCCCGAGCGTCGTTTCGTCGACCTCAAGACGGTCAATGTCCATATTGGTCGACTGCGCAAGGCGCTTAGCGTGGCCGGTGGCCCTGATCTCATCCGAACGGTTCGATCGTCCGGCTACATGCTCGATGGTTCCAGTCAGGAGCAATCGCAGCACAAGGCGGATCGGCCGGGCGAAGGGACCGGCGACTAG
- the rctB gene encoding SMa0974 family conjugal transfer regulator, with product MTSELRRTAEIGANPHVKQQGAEPPKSRFPGLDGADWRPRISMYKHTAQAYVPVPHPERVAETVCARSGDYCRSIDDMGADRLLDFGDARAILRLTDEGLHLQVDAQDTITFYGIRTLLLGSLCAVAKFSGENVEWHSAGSVPFGAM from the coding sequence ATGACGAGCGAACTGCGTCGCACCGCCGAAATAGGTGCGAATCCACACGTGAAGCAACAGGGCGCGGAGCCGCCGAAGAGCCGATTTCCGGGCTTGGATGGCGCAGATTGGAGGCCACGAATTTCAATGTACAAGCACACCGCCCAAGCCTACGTACCGGTCCCGCATCCGGAACGGGTCGCGGAAACGGTCTGCGCGCGTTCCGGAGACTATTGCCGCTCGATCGACGATATGGGCGCCGATAGGTTGCTCGACTTCGGCGACGCGCGTGCGATCCTGAGGCTGACGGATGAAGGTCTGCACCTCCAAGTCGACGCGCAGGACACCATCACCTTCTATGGCATCAGGACACTTCTGCTGGGAAGCCTGTGCGCCGTCGCGAAGTTTTCAGGTGAAAACGTTGAGTGGCACTCGGCCGGCAGCGTGCCTTTCGGCGCGATGTAA
- a CDS encoding type II toxin-antitoxin system VapC family toxin has product MTAVLLDTHAWAWSLTGDMRLSTKATALITEADSVFVSPISFFEIGQKVRIGKWPEMEPFINDLPSLLAEQGGRVAALAPEVCLKGATLAWEHRDPFDRLLAATTLALGIPLISADEVFDTLPDISRLW; this is encoded by the coding sequence GTGACAGCTGTGCTTCTGGATACCCATGCTTGGGCATGGTCACTAACGGGCGATATGCGCCTGTCCACCAAGGCAACCGCTCTCATCACGGAGGCTGACAGCGTTTTTGTCAGCCCCATCAGTTTCTTCGAGATTGGGCAGAAAGTCCGTATCGGCAAGTGGCCGGAGATGGAACCATTCATCAATGACTTGCCGAGCTTGCTGGCTGAACAGGGTGGCAGAGTTGCGGCATTGGCGCCGGAAGTGTGTTTAAAAGGGGCGACCCTCGCCTGGGAGCATCGCGACCCATTCGACCGATTGCTGGCGGCGACCACGCTCGCTCTTGGAATCCCGCTGATTTCAGCGGACGAAGTTTTCGACACGCTCCCGGATATTAGCCGATTGTGGTGA
- a CDS encoding conjugal transfer protein TraD, which translates to MTSERKRESREKTLLGGIVARAGLTKADRAFLLGGLIELASVVPGTAEHRRLRDIGEEAFKIPASKDGSPRIAETA; encoded by the coding sequence ATGACGAGTGAACGAAAGCGCGAGTCCCGCGAGAAAACCCTGCTCGGTGGCATTGTTGCGAGAGCGGGTCTCACGAAGGCCGACCGGGCGTTTCTACTCGGCGGTCTCATCGAACTTGCAAGCGTCGTGCCGGGCACTGCCGAGCATCGGCGCCTGCGCGATATCGGTGAGGAAGCATTCAAGATTCCCGCGTCAAAGGACGGATCACCTCGTATCGCGGAGACGGCGTAA
- a CDS encoding type II toxin-antitoxin system Phd/YefM family antitoxin, with the protein MQVTIHNAKTNLSKLIEAAKAGEEVVIAKGKTPVARIVAIPQSKFTVGLLKGKVTGQGPDFFKPMSEDELALWEGAV; encoded by the coding sequence ATGCAAGTTACAATCCATAACGCCAAAACGAATCTGTCCAAACTCATCGAGGCGGCAAAGGCTGGCGAAGAAGTTGTCATCGCGAAGGGCAAGACCCCTGTTGCCCGGATCGTTGCTATTCCACAAAGCAAGTTCACCGTCGGGCTGCTGAAGGGCAAGGTCACAGGGCAGGGACCGGATTTCTTTAAGCCGATGAGTGAAGATGAACTCGCTCTTTGGGAAGGCGCGGTGTGA
- the traA gene encoding Ti-type conjugative transfer relaxase TraA produces MAIMFVRAQVIGRGAGRSIVSAAAYRHRARMTDEQAGTSFSYRGGASELVHEELALPDDIPGWLRAAMAGKTVAAASEAFWNAVDAFETRADAQLARELIIALPEELTRAENTALVREFVRDNFTSKGMIADWVFHDKDGNPHIHLMTALRPLTEEGFGPKKVPVLGDDGEPLRVVTPNRPNGKIVYKLWAGDKETMKAWKVAWSETVNRHLALAGHEIRLDGRSYAEQGLEGIAQKHLGPEKAALARKGVEMYFAPADLARRQEMADRLLADPELLLKQLGNERSTFDERDIAKALHRYVDDPVDFANIRARLMVSGDLVLLKPQQVDTQTGKATEPAVFTTRKILRLEYDMAQSAEVLSVRTGFAVCAAKVSAAVRSIETADPEKSFRLDSEQVDAVRHVTRDDGIAAVVGLAGAGKSTLLAAARVAWESESRRVIGGALAGKAAEGLEDSSGIRSRTLASWELAWAAEREQLSRGDVLVIDEAGMVSSQQMARVLRIAEQAEAKVVLVGDAMQLQPIQAGAAFRAITERIGFAELAGVRRQRDAWAREASRLFARGKVEEGLDAYAQQGRIVETETRAEIIDRMVADWADARRQLLHKSAAGERAERLRGDELLVLAHTNNDVRKLNEALRKVMIDESALTGARQFQTARGLREFAAGDRVIFLENARFLEPRARRLGPQYVKNGMLGTVISTGDKRVDALLTVHLDNGRDVVISEDSYRNVDHGYAATIHKSQGSTIDRTFVLATGMMDRHLTYVAMTRHRNRADLYAARENFEPKPEWGRRPRVDHASGVTGELVDTGWAKFRPQDGDAKESPYADVKTDDGTVHRLWGVSLPKALEQGGISTGDTVTLRKDGVETVTVKVSVIDEETGKKRLEERQVERNVWTGTQVETADARKARIEQESHRPNVFKRLVERLGRSGAKTTTLDFESEEGYREHVRDFARRRGIETLARVTLELEEVAVRRSAWLAEKRSQLAKIWERASIALDFAIERERSVSYREERREAFAAGNPLGGNYLIPPATEFPRSVEEDARLAQLSSERWKEREEILRTVLQKIYRDPDGALSALNALASGAGVEPRKIAEDLALAPDRLGRLCGSNLMIDGRAARDERNAAMAALSELLPLARAHATEFRRQAERFAIRERQRRADMSLFIPALSKQAMARLVEVEAVRERGGADAYKTAFAYAVEDHLLVQEVKAVNEALTTRFGWSAFTAKADPIAERNVAERMPADLTTDHRETLVRLFEGVRRFSDEQHFAEKQDRSKIVAGASVEFRKETVPLLPMLAAVTEFKTSIADEARERALAVPHYNHHRAVLAEAAVRIWRDPAGAVAKIEELVVKGFAGERVAAAVSNDPAAYGALRGSDRIIDKLLAVGRERKAALQALPEATSRVRSLGASYAAALEAETQAIADERRRMAVAIPGLSQQAEGALRQLTTEMKKREGKIEIAAGFLDPRIAQEFVSVSRALDERFGRNAILRGEKDVINRVSPVQRRALEAMRDRLQVLQQTVRVQGSQEIISERERRVIDRAR; encoded by the coding sequence GTGGCGATCATGTTCGTCAGAGCGCAGGTTATCGGCAGGGGAGCGGGACGCAGTATTGTCTCGGCCGCCGCCTACCGCCATCGCGCCCGGATGACGGACGAGCAGGCCGGAACGTCCTTCAGCTACCGTGGCGGCGCGTCGGAGCTGGTGCATGAGGAACTGGCGCTGCCGGACGATATCCCGGGCTGGCTGCGGGCGGCGATGGCGGGGAAGACCGTCGCCGCGGCAAGCGAGGCGTTCTGGAATGCGGTGGATGCGTTTGAGACGCGGGCGGACGCACAGCTTGCGCGGGAGTTGATCATTGCTTTGCCGGAAGAGCTGACGCGAGCGGAGAATACCGCGCTCGTTCGTGAATTTGTCCGCGACAACTTCACGTCGAAAGGAATGATCGCCGACTGGGTGTTTCACGACAAGGACGGCAATCCACATATCCATCTGATGACGGCGCTCAGGCCCCTCACGGAGGAGGGGTTTGGGCCGAAGAAGGTGCCGGTCCTGGGCGATGACGGGGAGCCGTTGCGTGTCGTCACGCCGAACAGGCCGAACGGCAAGATCGTCTACAAGCTCTGGGCCGGCGACAAGGAAACCATGAAGGCATGGAAGGTCGCCTGGTCGGAAACGGTCAACCGTCACCTGGCGCTGGCCGGCCATGAGATCCGTCTCGACGGCCGCTCCTATGCTGAGCAAGGCCTCGAAGGGATCGCACAGAAACACCTCGGTCCGGAGAAGGCGGCGCTCGCGCGCAAGGGTGTCGAGATGTATTTCGCGCCGGCTGATCTGGCGCGGCGGCAGGAGATGGCCGACCGGCTGCTTGCCGATCCGGAGCTTCTCCTCAAGCAGCTCGGCAACGAACGCTCCACCTTTGATGAGCGCGATATCGCCAAGGCGCTGCACCGCTATGTCGACGATCCAGTGGACTTCGCCAATATCCGCGCGCGGCTTATGGTTTCGGGCGATCTCGTGTTGCTGAAGCCGCAGCAGGTCGACACCCAAACGGGCAAGGCGACAGAGCCGGCGGTGTTCACCACGCGGAAAATCCTGCGCCTCGAATATGATATGGCGCAGTCTGCCGAGGTTCTGTCAGTGCGAACGGGCTTCGCCGTCTGCGCTGCCAAGGTCTCCGCCGCCGTCCGAAGCATTGAAACGGCCGATCCGGAAAAGTCCTTCAGGCTCGATTCCGAGCAGGTCGATGCCGTTCGTCATGTCACGCGTGACGACGGCATCGCCGCCGTCGTTGGTCTTGCGGGGGCGGGCAAGTCGACGCTGCTTGCTGCCGCACGCGTTGCCTGGGAAAGCGAGAGCCGGCGGGTGATCGGCGGGGCCCTTGCCGGCAAGGCCGCCGAAGGGTTGGAGGACAGTTCCGGCATCCGGTCGCGCACGCTGGCTTCGTGGGAATTAGCTTGGGCCGCTGAGCGTGAGCAGCTCAGCCGTGGCGATGTGCTGGTGATCGACGAGGCCGGCATGGTCTCCTCGCAGCAGATGGCGCGCGTCCTGAGAATTGCCGAGCAGGCAGAAGCGAAGGTCGTGCTCGTCGGTGACGCAATGCAGCTACAACCGATCCAAGCGGGTGCGGCGTTCAGGGCAATCACAGAACGGATCGGCTTTGCGGAACTTGCCGGTGTGCGCCGCCAGCGTGATGCGTGGGCGCGCGAGGCATCCCGACTATTCGCCCGCGGCAAGGTCGAAGAGGGCCTCGACGCCTACGCCCAGCAGGGCCGTATTGTCGAGACCGAAACCCGGGCCGAGATCATCGACCGCATGGTTGCCGATTGGGCCGATGCCCGTCGTCAACTGCTGCACAAATCGGCTGCGGGCGAACGTGCGGAACGTCTTCGCGGTGACGAACTGCTTGTTCTCGCCCACACCAACAATGACGTTCGGAAGCTGAACGAGGCCTTACGCAAGGTTATGATCGACGAGAGCGCGCTGACAGGAGCGCGGCAATTCCAGACGGCACGTGGACTTCGCGAGTTTGCCGCCGGCGACCGGGTCATTTTCCTCGAAAACGCCCGCTTCCTCGAACCGCGCGCAAGGCGGCTTGGTCCCCAATATGTGAAGAACGGTATGCTTGGCACGGTCATTTCGACTGGCGACAAACGCGTAGACGCGCTGCTGACGGTGCATCTCGATAATGGCCGCGACGTCGTGATCAGCGAGGACAGCTACCGCAATGTCGATCATGGCTATGCCGCGACCATCCATAAATCTCAAGGCTCGACCATCGATCGGACCTTCGTGCTCGCCACCGGAATGATGGACCGGCATCTGACCTATGTGGCGATGACCCGGCATCGGAACCGCGCCGATCTCTACGCTGCGCGGGAGAATTTTGAACCGAAGCCGGAATGGGGGCGCAGGCCGCGTGTCGATCACGCATCCGGCGTCACCGGTGAATTGGTGGACACCGGGTGGGCCAAGTTCCGGCCGCAGGATGGTGATGCAAAGGAAAGCCCGTACGCCGATGTTAAGACGGACGACGGAACCGTTCACCGACTTTGGGGCGTGAGCCTGCCAAAGGCACTTGAGCAGGGTGGAATCTCAACAGGCGATACCGTGACGCTCCGCAAAGATGGCGTCGAAACGGTCACGGTAAAGGTGTCCGTCATAGATGAAGAGACCGGCAAGAAGCGCCTCGAGGAACGTCAGGTCGAGCGCAACGTCTGGACTGGAACCCAAGTCGAAACTGCCGATGCGCGCAAGGCTAGGATTGAGCAAGAAAGCCATCGGCCGAATGTGTTCAAGCGGCTTGTTGAGCGCCTTGGACGATCTGGCGCCAAGACAACGACGCTCGATTTCGAAAGCGAGGAAGGCTATCGGGAGCATGTCCGTGATTTTGCCCGGCGGCGCGGCATCGAGACGCTCGCCCGGGTCACTTTGGAATTAGAGGAGGTCGCGGTGCGACGGTCGGCGTGGCTTGCGGAGAAGCGGTCGCAGCTGGCGAAGATCTGGGAGAGGGCGAGCATTGCGCTCGATTTCGCGATCGAACGGGAACGGAGCGTCTCCTACAGGGAGGAACGCAGAGAAGCCTTCGCCGCCGGTAACCCGTTGGGTGGGAACTATTTGATTCCACCCGCCACCGAATTCCCCCGCAGCGTTGAAGAGGATGCGCGTCTTGCGCAGCTCTCCTCGGAACGGTGGAAGGAGCGGGAGGAAATACTTCGGACAGTGCTGCAGAAAATCTATCGCGACCCCGATGGCGCGCTGTCGGCGCTCAACGCTCTGGCGTCGGGTGCGGGCGTCGAGCCGCGCAAGATTGCAGAAGATCTTGCCCTGGCGCCCGACCGCCTTGGCCGCCTGTGCGGATCCAATCTGATGATCGATGGCCGCGCCGCCCGCGACGAGCGCAACGCTGCCATGGCCGCCTTATCGGAGCTGCTGCCGTTGGCGCGCGCGCACGCAACCGAGTTCCGCAGGCAGGCCGAGCGCTTCGCCATCCGCGAGCGACAGCGGCGCGCTGATATGTCATTGTTCATTCCCGCGCTTTCGAAACAGGCGATGGCGCGTCTCGTCGAAGTCGAGGCGGTCCGGGAGCGCGGCGGGGCCGATGCCTACAAGACTGCCTTCGCCTATGCCGTGGAGGACCATTTGCTTGTTCAGGAGGTCAAGGCCGTCAACGAGGCTTTGACCACACGCTTTGGCTGGTCTGCCTTCACCGCGAAGGCCGATCCGATCGCCGAGCGAAATGTTGCCGAGCGCATGCCGGCAGATCTCACCACTGACCACCGTGAAACGCTAGTGCGCCTGTTCGAGGGGGTCAGGCGTTTCAGCGACGAGCAGCATTTCGCAGAAAAGCAGGATCGCTCGAAAATCGTCGCCGGCGCAAGTGTCGAGTTCAGAAAGGAGACAGTGCCCCTGTTGCCCATGCTTGCCGCCGTCACGGAGTTCAAGACATCGATTGCCGATGAAGCGCGGGAAAGGGCGCTTGCCGTTCCCCATTACAATCATCATCGCGCCGTCCTCGCCGAGGCGGCAGTGCGCATCTGGCGCGATCCGGCCGGCGCGGTCGCCAAGATCGAGGAGCTTGTCGTGAAGGGCTTTGCCGGCGAGCGGGTTGCCGCAGCCGTCAGCAACGATCCGGCGGCCTATGGCGCGCTGCGTGGCTCCGATCGCATCATTGACAAGTTGCTTGCTGTCGGCCGCGAGCGGAAGGCGGCGCTTCAGGCTCTGCCCGAAGCGACAAGCCGTGTCCGTTCCCTCGGAGCGTCTTATGCCGCTGCGCTTGAGGCTGAAACCCAGGCTATTGCCGACGAGCGCCGGCGTATGGCGGTCGCTATTCCCGGTCTGTCGCAGCAGGCTGAGGGCGCGCTGCGGCAGTTGACGACCGAGATGAAGAAGAGGGAGGGCAAGATCGAGATTGCCGCGGGTTTTCTCGATCCGCGCATCGCCCAAGAATTCGTCTCCGTCAGCCGGGCGCTCGACGAGCGCTTCGGCAGAAACGCCATCCTGCGTGGCGAGAAGGACGTCATCAATCGCGTGTCGCCGGTGCAGCGCCGCGCGTTGGAGGCGATGCGGGATCGGCTGCAGGTCTTGCAGCAGACGGTTCGCGTGCAGGGCAGTCAGGAGATCATTTCGGAGCGTGAGCGGCGCGTCATCGACCGCGCCCGTTGA
- the traG gene encoding Ti-type conjugative transfer system protein TraG: MALKSKPHPSLLLILLPVAVTAFAVYVVGWRWSVLAAGLSGKAAYWFLRASPLVPFLLGPLAGLLTVWALPLHRRRPVAMASLVCFLTIACLYALREFGRLSPSVESGALSWDRALSYLDMVAVVSAVVGFMAVAAAARVSAVVPEPVKRARRGAFGDADWLPMSAAGKLFPPDGEIVVGERYRVDKDIVHELSFDPNDRATWGRGGKAPLLTYKQDFDSTHMLFFAGSGGYKTTSNVVPTALRYTGPLICLDPSTEVAPMVIQHRTRVLDREVMVLDPTNPIMGFNVLDGVENSRRKEEDIVGIAHMLLSESVRFESSSGSYFQNQAHNLLTGLLAHVMLSPEYEGRRTLRSLRQIVSEPEPSVLAMLRDIQEHSQSAFIRETLGVFTNMTEQTFSGVYSTASKDCQWLSLDSYAALVCGNAFKSSDIVSGKKDVFLNIPASILRSYPSIGRVIIGSLINAMIHADGGFKRRALFMLDEVDLLGYMRVMEEARDRGRKYGISMMLMYQSVGQLERHFGRDGATSWIDGCAFTSYAAVKALDTARNVSAQCGEMTVEVKRSSRNVGWDTKTARARQSESVNFQRRSLIMPHEITQSMRKDEQIIIVQGHSPIRCGRAIYFRRKDMDQAAKANRFVQV, encoded by the coding sequence ATGGCACTGAAGTCAAAACCGCATCCGAGCCTTTTGCTCATTCTCTTGCCCGTCGCTGTCACCGCCTTTGCGGTCTATGTCGTGGGCTGGCGCTGGTCGGTGCTCGCCGCCGGACTGTCCGGGAAGGCGGCATACTGGTTTCTACGAGCCTCACCGCTAGTACCGTTTTTGCTCGGGCCGCTCGCAGGCCTGTTGACCGTTTGGGCCTTGCCGTTGCACCGGCGAAGGCCGGTAGCCATGGCGAGCCTCGTTTGTTTTTTGACAATCGCCTGCCTTTACGCGCTGCGTGAATTCGGCCGACTATCCCCATCCGTGGAAAGCGGCGCGCTATCATGGGATCGGGCGCTGTCCTATCTCGACATGGTCGCTGTCGTCAGCGCAGTCGTTGGCTTCATGGCCGTGGCTGCGGCCGCGCGCGTTTCCGCTGTGGTCCCCGAACCGGTAAAGCGCGCCAGGCGCGGCGCCTTCGGGGACGCGGATTGGCTGCCTATGTCGGCGGCGGGAAAACTGTTTCCGCCGGACGGCGAGATCGTCGTCGGTGAGCGCTACCGCGTCGACAAGGACATCGTCCATGAACTGTCCTTCGATCCAAATGATCGGGCGACATGGGGCCGGGGCGGCAAGGCCCCGCTGCTCACCTACAAACAGGATTTTGACTCCACGCATATGCTCTTCTTCGCCGGCTCGGGTGGATACAAGACCACAAGCAATGTCGTGCCGACGGCACTGCGTTATACCGGGCCGCTGATCTGCCTCGACCCTTCCACCGAGGTCGCGCCCATGGTGATCCAGCACCGAACCCGCGTGCTCGACCGCGAGGTGATGGTGCTTGATCCGACGAACCCGATCATGGGCTTCAACGTGCTCGACGGGGTCGAGAACTCGCGACGAAAGGAAGAAGACATCGTCGGCATTGCCCACATGCTCTTGTCGGAGAGCGTGCGCTTCGAAAGCTCGAGCGGTTCCTACTTCCAGAACCAAGCACACAATCTCCTGACCGGCCTGCTCGCGCACGTGATGCTGTCGCCGGAATATGAAGGGCGGCGAACCTTGCGCAGTCTTCGGCAGATCGTCTCCGAGCCGGAGCCCTCGGTGCTGGCGATGCTGCGCGACATTCAGGAGCACTCGCAATCGGCCTTCATCCGCGAGACCCTCGGCGTTTTCACCAACATGACCGAGCAGACGTTTTCAGGCGTCTACTCGACAGCATCGAAGGACTGCCAGTGGCTGTCGCTCGACAGCTACGCCGCACTCGTCTGTGGCAATGCTTTCAAATCGAGTGACATCGTCTCGGGCAAGAAGGACGTCTTCCTCAACATCCCGGCATCGATCCTGCGCTCCTATCCGAGCATCGGCCGCGTGATCATCGGCTCACTGATCAATGCCATGATCCACGCCGATGGCGGCTTCAAGCGTCGCGCGTTGTTCATGCTCGATGAGGTCGATCTTCTGGGATACATGCGCGTTATGGAAGAGGCGCGCGACCGCGGCCGAAAGTACGGCATCTCAATGATGCTGATGTACCAATCGGTCGGCCAGCTGGAGCGGCATTTCGGGAGGGATGGCGCGACGTCGTGGATCGACGGCTGCGCCTTCACGAGCTATGCCGCGGTCAAAGCGCTGGACACGGCGCGCAACGTCTCCGCCCAATGCGGTGAGATGACGGTCGAGGTGAAGAGGAGTTCCCGTAACGTTGGCTGGGACACAAAAACCGCCAGGGCCCGCCAATCCGAAAGCGTAAATTTCCAGCGCCGGTCGCTGATCATGCCACACGAAATCACCCAGTCGATGCGCAAGGACGAACAGATCATTATCGTGCAAGGTCATAGCCCGATCCGTTGCGGGCGCGCGATCTATTTTCGGCGGAAGGATATGGATCAGGCAGCTAAGGCAAACCGCTTTGTCCAGGTTTAA
- the traI gene encoding acyl-homoserine-lactone synthase TraI: MEILDVPAAGRGEFADLIDSMHRLRARVFGDRLGWDVDIRDGRESDAYDQFNPTYILAVTATRAVAGCARLLPATGPTMLANTFPQLLSSRRLDAHAGMVESSRFCVDTALDEGRTQGHLHRTTLKMFAGIIEWSMANGYREVVTATDLRFERILKRAEWPMRRLGRPCSIGNTMAVAGVLSADVGSLTRIRAVINNRRKA, encoded by the coding sequence ATGGAGATACTGGATGTACCTGCCGCAGGGCGCGGAGAATTTGCGGACCTGATCGACTCGATGCATCGGTTGCGTGCCCGCGTCTTTGGCGACAGGCTGGGCTGGGATGTAGACATAAGGGACGGTCGTGAATCCGATGCTTACGATCAATTCAATCCTACCTATATCCTGGCTGTCACGGCCACGCGTGCGGTAGCGGGTTGCGCGAGGCTTCTCCCTGCCACCGGGCCGACGATGCTCGCCAATACCTTCCCGCAACTCCTCTCATCGCGACGGCTGGACGCTCACGCGGGCATGGTCGAAAGCTCGCGCTTTTGTGTCGACACTGCGCTCGACGAAGGCAGGACGCAGGGGCATCTCCACAGGACCACGCTGAAGATGTTCGCCGGCATCATCGAGTGGTCGATGGCGAACGGCTACCGCGAGGTCGTCACGGCCACTGACTTGCGTTTCGAGCGCATTCTGAAACGCGCTGAGTGGCCAATGCGGCGCCTTGGCCGGCCGTGCTCCATTGGCAACACGATGGCCGTAGCAGGAGTTCTTTCTGCAGATGTCGGAAGTCTCACTCGGATTCGTGCTGTGATCAACAACAGACGTAAAGCCTAA
- a CDS encoding TraC family protein, protein MATKSSISDIDAQIEKLRDRKRTLIVKSAERFARAATKSGLAEMEITDEELDAVFGEIAARFRKGEKEGAFGSTALPRRQASGGSGTTAEVSHDE, encoded by the coding sequence ATGGCGACAAAATCATCGATTTCCGATATCGACGCCCAGATCGAGAAGCTGCGTGATCGTAAACGAACGCTGATAGTAAAATCCGCTGAGCGGTTTGCGCGTGCCGCAACAAAATCAGGTCTGGCGGAAATGGAGATCACTGACGAGGAACTTGACGCGGTCTTCGGGGAGATCGCTGCTCGATTTCGCAAAGGAGAGAAGGAAGGGGCCTTTGGCTCGACTGCTTTGCCGCGTCGACAGGCAAGTGGCGGGTCTGGAACGACGGCGGAGGTTTCTCATGACGAGTGA